One genomic region from Clostridium saccharobutylicum DSM 13864 encodes:
- the sigH gene encoding RNA polymerase sporulation sigma factor SigH, with product MEGFLEFKDKLDEEVVIEAKDGNNRAQEYLMAKYENFVKAKAKSYFLIGADKEDIYQEGMIGLYKAIRDYNPQKSTSFKAFAEICVTRQIITAIKTATRQKHIPLNTYISLNKPIYEEESERTLLDVLAGLKISDPEELMISKEKMDYIEDKISKVLSGLELEVLTSYLDGKSYQEIACDLERHSKSIDNALQRVKRKLEKCLDLK from the coding sequence TTGGAAGGGTTTTTAGAATTTAAGGACAAATTAGATGAAGAAGTTGTTATAGAAGCTAAAGATGGAAATAATAGAGCTCAAGAATATTTGATGGCAAAGTATGAGAACTTTGTGAAAGCTAAAGCAAAATCATATTTCTTGATTGGTGCAGATAAAGAGGACATTTATCAAGAAGGGATGATAGGATTATATAAGGCTATTAGAGATTATAATCCACAAAAATCAACATCATTTAAGGCTTTTGCAGAAATATGCGTAACTAGACAAATTATAACTGCAATAAAAACTGCTACTAGACAAAAACATATCCCTTTGAATACTTATATATCATTGAATAAGCCAATATATGAAGAAGAGTCTGAAAGAACATTGTTGGACGTTTTAGCTGGATTAAAAATTTCGGATCCTGAAGAATTAATGATAAGCAAGGAAAAGATGGATTATATTGAAGATAAAATCTCAAAAGTATTATCAGGATTAGAATTAGAAGTGCTCACATCATATTTGGATGGGAAATCTTATCAAGAAATTGCATGTGATTTGGAAAGACATTCAAAATCCATTGATAATGCTCTGCAGAGAGTAAAAAGAAAACTAGAAAAATGCTTAGATTTAAAGTAA
- a CDS encoding NYN domain-containing protein, whose protein sequence is MKTIFVDGYNVVNSWPNLKQDKGVSFEGSRQLLIDILHNYGVFKECKIVLVFDAHKVAGSIEKEEQINKNISVVFTKSGETADSYIEKKVNELGRKHEIVVVTSDNLEQQTIFQRGATRMASIEFYNEILKVEKSIKSRAEKNENKQRNSISDNIDDNTARLLEEIRRSK, encoded by the coding sequence TGGCTATAATGTGGTTAATAGTTGGCCTAATTTAAAACAGGATAAAGGTGTCAGTTTTGAGGGCTCAAGGCAGTTGTTAATAGATATTTTACACAATTATGGAGTATTTAAAGAATGCAAAATAGTATTGGTATTTGATGCTCATAAGGTAGCAGGAAGTATTGAGAAGGAAGAACAAATAAATAAAAATATATCTGTAGTTTTTACTAAGAGTGGAGAAACAGCTGATAGTTATATAGAAAAAAAAGTAAATGAATTAGGTAGAAAACATGAGATAGTTGTTGTTACATCAGATAACCTAGAACAACAAACTATTTTCCAAAGAGGTGCAACTAGAATGGCATCTATAGAATTTTATAATGAGATTCTTAAAGTAGAAAAATCTATAAAAAGTCGAGCTGAGAAGAATGAAAATAAACAAAGGAACAGCATAAGTGATAATATAGATGACAATACAGCTAGATTGTTAGAAGAAATTAGAAGGAGCAAGTAA